The proteins below come from a single Streptomyces sp. SCSIO 75703 genomic window:
- a CDS encoding trypsin-like peptidase domain-containing protein, whose amino-acid sequence MASRNGSREADDDAGRGSRETGRRAGPRACGPDHGVEPDRGAAREACGPDPGDRPGRREAAAAVPEARRPPEDRLVRLHDLAGRPRGTGFAADHHGTVVTSHEAVDGLTRLVLRTADDRRRVVTAAEVTPLPALGLALVRADGLSLTPLPITVRDRAEPGAYVRIAAGGWREARLLGTADVTYTATDRFHQLGALELAVGTSGLDALRLGGGAAGGPVLDAATGAVLGVLGTALSSGHRDAGFAVPLRPARGPLTGLLATNAATVPAYGPDLNLAGVLQLTATSVGQDGPATGAHAHPGPVEPVERSAHAREFAAFTDGTAPVLGLVGAPGTGRTTELAALAARRSRGAEPAPTLWLRGADLRDDDTSVADAAARALARAARIVAASDRARPGGLGDVSPDRLARLARDGGRPLLLLLDSPEEMPSLLAHRLPEWTEGTAAWLRATGARLVVACRAEYWEHAGAEFPRELLHAPATGGPAPLPEAGADPADGHAWPEEQAGEAPGPVDGEDRPACAEGREGTEGQGERTPAREGGPCGGATGSDGPEAPGAPDTAAEEPADGLVPGLVRRDPWAEEDLGGHAHGTPCALAAGQGAGDARPWAAAVRDPWAEEEPDRAHPGDGDAHPEDGDASLAAENGSRAAGAERGDTAGTPRDRIGGTCAVPPPPADAGPDRGRTPERDRSQDRAGTSGRGGTREGLSDRAGDRAGASGWGGARDGFSDGAGGRAGASGWAGVEDVPWRGRTAAAPGPSAGPSAPAWSGAGPSAPAPAWSGAGPSAPAPAWSGAGPSAPAPAWSGAGPSAPAPAWSGAGPSAPAPAWSGAEPGSGALPPCVRIGDLGEDEARQARARHRVPDGALSDADGRHPLTLRLLSEVLAALPGPAPTAPVDRDTVFAAWLDLACLRVATRIAAQNGQRGTAVRRLAARVAGQVHEAARRSLGPGQGELDREAFEAVFPWGPAPARLGGGTGWASAVLAEGVLVPAGGGYRFAHEELADWLQGTHLDLDEALRVLVHDRRTPPDARTLPVPHHRIGPVAEALLLRGRQHGVPQLALTLEELVHALDAEPHSWWAARLLARTLVRLPDATPYTEVLRLLADGIAERGGAGRAVPGPFGPGFWTALRLPQSTRLDLLRRLVLADGPPHAPGPRHLDTVARLLAHAPAVVQPLLVRWFDDTRPLPATPHATVATAAQALLHTHRHRRLDGLVEVLADSPHPRADELLAVLAEEEPAALCRAVDRWARGTRPDRHAAALVHGLRAAPHARTAGDRALLRHAALLLLAHPAGGPLHGGALALLIQDPGSRDRHLPRALGRFATGDPHLPPRAVAAALATHPEPVLDAFRSRLRGPGAAEALCHLLDATTPALARRVARTVAEAAAEWPGTALTVAGHVDRGLGRGPAARAVLLPLVTGLLDGGPGPVRSALAAVLAADGGAAPGFLRRELREHLLAHENDPAVLEALLHAAVRGDGPDLRALVHRTGMLLVRTPEGAARFDRALVDLARRRPAFGTRLTGWLGEAPEDWAVLVGPSTRRTLEHLEGSRVPV is encoded by the coding sequence ATGGCGTCGCGGAACGGATCACGGGAGGCGGACGACGACGCGGGGCGGGGCTCCCGGGAGACGGGCCGGCGCGCCGGGCCGCGAGCCTGCGGACCGGACCATGGGGTGGAGCCGGACCGGGGCGCCGCGCGGGAGGCTTGCGGGCCGGACCCCGGCGACCGCCCGGGGCGGCGGGAGGCCGCTGCGGCGGTCCCGGAGGCGCGACGCCCGCCCGAGGACCGCCTGGTCCGCCTCCACGACCTCGCCGGGCGCCCGCGCGGCACCGGGTTCGCCGCCGACCACCACGGCACCGTCGTCACCAGCCACGAGGCCGTCGACGGCCTGACCCGGCTCGTGCTGCGCACCGCCGACGACCGCCGGCGGGTCGTGACGGCCGCCGAGGTGACCCCGCTGCCCGCCCTCGGCCTCGCCCTGGTCCGCGCCGACGGCCTCAGCCTCACCCCATTGCCCATCACCGTCCGGGACCGCGCCGAACCCGGCGCCTACGTGCGCATCGCCGCCGGCGGCTGGCGCGAGGCCCGCCTCCTCGGCACCGCCGACGTCACCTACACCGCCACCGACCGCTTCCACCAGCTCGGCGCCCTCGAACTGGCGGTCGGCACCTCCGGACTGGACGCCCTGCGCCTGGGCGGCGGCGCCGCGGGCGGCCCCGTGCTCGACGCCGCCACCGGTGCCGTCCTCGGCGTCCTCGGCACCGCCCTCAGCTCCGGCCACCGCGACGCCGGTTTCGCCGTGCCGCTGCGCCCCGCCCGCGGCCCCCTCACCGGCCTCCTCGCCACCAACGCGGCCACCGTCCCCGCCTACGGCCCCGACCTCAACCTGGCCGGCGTCCTCCAGCTCACCGCCACCTCCGTCGGCCAGGACGGCCCGGCGACCGGCGCCCACGCTCACCCCGGCCCGGTGGAGCCGGTCGAACGGAGCGCGCATGCCCGCGAGTTCGCCGCCTTCACCGACGGCACGGCGCCGGTACTCGGCCTCGTCGGCGCCCCCGGCACCGGGCGCACCACGGAACTGGCCGCCCTCGCCGCCCGCCGCTCACGAGGCGCGGAACCGGCGCCCACCCTCTGGCTGCGCGGCGCCGACCTGCGCGACGACGACACCTCCGTGGCCGACGCCGCCGCCCGCGCGCTGGCACGGGCCGCCCGTATCGTCGCCGCCTCGGACCGAGCCCGCCCCGGCGGCCTCGGCGACGTGAGCCCCGACCGGCTCGCCCGCCTGGCCCGGGACGGCGGGCGCCCCCTGCTGCTTCTGCTCGACAGCCCCGAGGAGATGCCGTCGCTGCTGGCCCACCGCCTGCCCGAGTGGACCGAGGGCACGGCCGCGTGGCTCCGCGCGACGGGCGCCCGGCTGGTAGTGGCGTGCCGCGCCGAGTACTGGGAGCACGCGGGCGCCGAGTTCCCCCGCGAGCTGCTGCACGCGCCGGCGACGGGCGGACCGGCGCCGCTGCCGGAGGCCGGGGCGGACCCGGCCGACGGGCACGCCTGGCCGGAGGAACAGGCGGGGGAGGCCCCGGGGCCGGTCGACGGAGAGGACCGGCCGGCCTGCGCCGAGGGCCGCGAGGGAACGGAGGGGCAGGGAGAGCGGACGCCGGCCCGGGAGGGGGGCCCGTGTGGTGGCGCGACCGGGTCCGACGGACCGGAGGCGCCGGGGGCCCCGGACACGGCGGCGGAGGAGCCGGCCGACGGGCTCGTTCCCGGCCTGGTCCGCCGCGATCCCTGGGCGGAGGAGGACCTGGGCGGCCACGCCCACGGAACACCGTGCGCCCTCGCGGCCGGGCAGGGAGCGGGCGACGCCCGCCCCTGGGCGGCGGCGGTACGGGACCCGTGGGCAGAGGAGGAGCCGGACCGCGCCCACCCGGGGGACGGCGATGCCCACCCTGAGGACGGCGACGCTTCCCTCGCGGCCGAGAACGGCTCCCGTGCGGCCGGTGCGGAGAGGGGCGACACCGCGGGCACGCCGCGGGACCGTATCGGCGGGACGTGCGCCGTCCCCCCGCCACCGGCCGACGCCGGACCCGACCGGGGCCGGACGCCGGAGCGGGACCGCAGCCAGGACCGGGCCGGTACGTCCGGCCGGGGCGGGACCCGGGAGGGGCTCTCGGACCGTGCCGGTGACCGGGCTGGTGCGTCTGGCTGGGGTGGGGCTCGGGACGGGTTTTCGGACGGCGCCGGTGGCCGGGCTGGTGCGTCTGGCTGGGCGGGTGTGGAGGATGTGCCGTGGCGGGGGCGTACGGCTGCTGCCCCGGGGCCGTCCGCCGGGCCTTCCGCTCCCGCCTGGTCCGGTGCCGGGCCTTCCGCTCCCGCTCCCGCCTGGTCCGGTGCCGGGCCTTCCGCTCCCGCTCCCGCCTGGTCCGGTGCCGGGCCTTCCGCTCCCGCTCCCGCCTGGTCCGGTGCCGGGCCTTCCGCTCCCGCTCCCGCCTGGTCCGGTGCTGGGCCTTCCGCTCCCGCTCCCGCCTGGTCCGGTGCCGAGCCCGGCTCCGGCGCGCTGCCGCCCTGCGTCCGGATCGGTGACCTCGGCGAGGACGAGGCCCGGCAGGCGCGCGCACGCCACCGCGTCCCGGACGGCGCCCTCTCCGACGCCGACGGCCGCCACCCGCTCACCCTGCGCCTGCTCTCCGAGGTCCTGGCGGCGCTCCCCGGCCCCGCCCCGACCGCTCCCGTCGACCGGGACACCGTCTTCGCCGCCTGGCTCGACCTGGCCTGCCTGCGCGTCGCCACCCGCATCGCCGCGCAGAACGGGCAGCGCGGCACCGCCGTACGCCGGCTCGCCGCCAGGGTCGCCGGACAGGTGCACGAGGCCGCCCGGCGCAGCCTCGGCCCCGGGCAGGGCGAGCTGGACCGGGAGGCGTTCGAGGCGGTGTTCCCCTGGGGCCCGGCCCCGGCACGGCTCGGCGGCGGCACGGGCTGGGCCTCCGCCGTCCTCGCCGAGGGCGTCCTCGTCCCCGCCGGCGGCGGCTACCGCTTCGCCCACGAGGAACTGGCCGACTGGCTCCAGGGCACGCACCTCGACCTGGACGAGGCCCTGCGCGTCCTCGTCCACGACCGCCGCACCCCGCCCGACGCCCGCACCCTGCCCGTCCCGCACCACCGCATCGGCCCCGTCGCGGAGGCCCTGCTGCTCCGGGGGCGCCAGCACGGCGTCCCCCAGCTCGCCCTGACACTGGAAGAGCTGGTGCACGCGCTGGACGCCGAACCGCACTCCTGGTGGGCCGCCCGGCTGCTCGCCCGGACGCTGGTCCGGCTGCCCGACGCCACCCCGTACACGGAGGTGCTGCGGCTGCTCGCGGACGGCATCGCGGAGCGCGGCGGCGCGGGGCGCGCGGTGCCGGGACCCTTCGGGCCGGGGTTCTGGACCGCCCTGCGCCTGCCCCAGAGCACCCGCCTCGACCTGCTGCGCCGCCTCGTCCTCGCCGACGGCCCCCCGCACGCCCCCGGACCCCGGCACCTGGACACCGTCGCCCGGCTGCTCGCCCACGCCCCGGCCGTCGTGCAGCCCCTGCTCGTGCGCTGGTTCGACGACACCCGGCCGCTGCCCGCCACGCCCCACGCCACCGTGGCCACCGCCGCGCAGGCCCTCCTGCACACCCACCGTCACCGTCGCCTGGACGGCCTCGTCGAGGTGCTGGCCGACAGCCCGCACCCGCGCGCCGACGAACTGCTCGCCGTCCTCGCCGAGGAGGAGCCCGCCGCACTCTGCCGGGCCGTCGACCGCTGGGCGCGCGGCACCCGCCCCGACCGGCACGCGGCGGCCCTCGTCCACGGCCTGCGCGCCGCCCCGCACGCCCGCACCGCCGGGGACCGCGCCCTGTTGCGCCACGCCGCCCTGCTCCTGCTCGCCCACCCCGCCGGCGGCCCCCTGCACGGTGGCGCCCTCGCCCTGCTGATCCAGGACCCCGGCAGCCGCGACCGCCATCTGCCGCGGGCCCTCGGCCGCTTCGCCACCGGCGACCCGCACCTGCCGCCGCGTGCGGTGGCCGCCGCCCTGGCGACCCACCCCGAGCCCGTCCTCGACGCCTTCCGCAGCCGGCTGCGCGGCCCCGGCGCCGCGGAGGCCCTGTGCCACCTGCTCGACGCCACCACACCCGCCCTGGCCCGCCGGGTCGCCAGGACCGTCGCCGAGGCGGCGGCGGAGTGGCCCGGGACCGCGCTGACCGTCGCCGGACACGTCGACCGCGGCCTCGGCCGGGGACCGGCCGCCCGCGCCGTGCTCCTCCCGCTGGTCACCGGCCTGCTGGACGGCGGCCCCGGGCCCGTGCGGTCCGCCCTCGCCGCCGTCCTCGCCGCGGACGGCGGGGCCGCGCCGGGCTTCCTCCGCCGCGAGCTGCGCGAGCACCTCCTCGCCCACGAGAACGACCCCGCCGTCCTGGAGGCACTGCTGCACGCCGCCGTCCGGGGCGACGGACCGGACCTGCGCGCCCTCGTCCACCGCACCGGCATGCTGCTGGTCCGCACCCCCGAGGGCGCCGCCCGCTTCGACCGCGCCCTGGTCGACCTGGCCCGCCGCCGGCCCGCCTTCGGCACCCGGCTGACCGGCTGGCTCGGCGAGGCCCCCGAGGACTGGGCGGTCCTCGTCGGGCCCAGCACCCGCCGCACCCTGGAGCACCTCGAAGGCTCCCGCGTCCCCGTCTGA
- the truB gene encoding tRNA pseudouridine(55) synthase TruB encodes MSEKHTTPDGLVIVDKPSGFTSHDVVAKMRGIARTRRVGHAGTLDPMATGVLVLGVERATKLLGHLALTEKEYVGTVRLGQNTLTDDAEGEITSSTDASRVDRGALDTAVAKLTGDIMQVPSKVSAIKINGVRSYKRAREGEEFEIPARPVTVSSFAVHDVREATADDGTPVLDLVVSVVCSSGTYIRALARDLGADLGVGGHLTALRRTRVGPYKLDAARTLDQLQQELTVMPVAEAAAAAFPRWDIDARRARLLANGVRLEMPETYAGAGAVGVYAPDGHFLALVEEHKGKAKSLAVFG; translated from the coding sequence ATGAGCGAGAAGCACACCACGCCCGACGGCCTCGTCATCGTCGACAAGCCGTCGGGCTTCACCTCGCACGACGTCGTCGCCAAGATGCGGGGCATCGCCCGCACGCGGCGCGTCGGGCACGCCGGCACGCTCGACCCGATGGCGACGGGCGTCCTGGTCCTCGGCGTGGAGCGGGCGACCAAGCTCCTCGGTCACCTCGCCCTCACCGAGAAGGAGTACGTGGGCACCGTCCGGCTCGGACAGAACACGCTCACCGACGACGCCGAGGGCGAGATCACCTCGTCCACGGACGCCTCGCGGGTGGACCGGGGCGCCCTGGACACGGCCGTCGCCAAGCTGACCGGCGACATCATGCAGGTGCCCTCCAAGGTCAGCGCCATCAAGATCAACGGTGTGCGGTCCTACAAGCGGGCCCGTGAGGGCGAGGAGTTCGAGATCCCCGCCCGTCCGGTGACGGTCTCCTCCTTCGCCGTGCACGACGTCCGCGAGGCCACCGCCGACGACGGCACGCCGGTGCTCGACCTCGTGGTGTCGGTGGTCTGCTCCTCCGGCACGTACATCAGGGCCCTCGCCCGCGACCTCGGCGCCGACCTCGGCGTCGGCGGCCACCTCACCGCGCTGCGCCGTACCCGGGTCGGCCCGTACAAGCTGGACGCGGCCCGGACCCTCGACCAGCTCCAGCAGGAGCTGACCGTCATGCCGGTCGCGGAGGCCGCGGCAGCCGCCTTCCCCCGCTGGGACATCGACGCCAGGCGGGCCCGGCTGCTCGCCAACGGCGTCCGCCTGGAGATGCCCGAGACGTACGCCGGGGCCGGCGCCGTCGGCGTCTACGCGCCCGACGGCCACTTCCTCGCGCTCGTCGAGGAGCACAAGGGCAAGGCGAAGAGCCTGGCCGTCTTCGGCTGA
- the rbfA gene encoding 30S ribosome-binding factor RbfA — protein sequence MADNARAKRLADLIREVVAQKLQRGIKDPRLGTHITITDTRVTGDLREATVFYTVYGDDEERTAAAAGLESAKGILRSEVGKAAGVKFTPTLTFVMDALPDNARTIEDLLDRARESDAKVREASAGATYAGGADPYRKPGTEDDETDDTAE from the coding sequence GTGGCCGACAACGCGCGGGCGAAAAGGCTGGCGGACCTCATCCGGGAGGTGGTGGCCCAGAAGCTGCAGCGCGGGATCAAGGACCCGCGGCTCGGCACGCACATCACCATCACGGACACCCGGGTCACGGGCGACCTGCGGGAGGCGACCGTCTTCTACACGGTGTACGGCGACGACGAGGAGCGGACGGCCGCCGCGGCCGGGCTGGAGAGCGCCAAGGGCATCCTGCGCTCCGAGGTCGGCAAGGCGGCGGGCGTGAAGTTCACGCCGACTCTCACCTTCGTGATGGACGCCCTGCCGGACAACGCGCGCACCATCGAGGACCTCCTCGACCGGGCGCGGGAGTCCGACGCCAAGGTGCGCGAGGCGTCCGCGGGCGCCACGTACGCCGGCGGCGCGGACCCGTACCGCAAGCCGGGCACCGAGGACGACGAGACGGACGACACCGCCGAATGA
- a CDS encoding DUF503 domain-containing protein has protein sequence MYVGTLSFDLLLGDVRSLKEKRSVVRPIVAELQRKYAVSAAEVDNMDLYRRAGIGLAVVSADARHLTDVLDRCERLVAGRPEVELLSVRRRFHGDDD, from the coding sequence ATGTACGTGGGGACGCTGTCCTTCGACCTGCTCCTCGGCGACGTGCGGTCGCTGAAGGAGAAGCGCTCCGTCGTCCGCCCGATCGTCGCCGAGCTCCAGCGGAAGTACGCCGTGAGCGCGGCCGAGGTCGACAACATGGACCTGTACCGGCGGGCCGGCATCGGACTGGCCGTGGTCTCGGCGGACGCGCGGCACCTGACCGACGTGCTCGACCGGTGCGAACGGCTGGTCGCCGGCCGCCCCGAGGTGGAACTGCTGTCGGTACGACGGCGTTTCCACGGCGACGACGACTGA
- the infB gene encoding translation initiation factor IF-2, giving the protein MAKVRVYELAKEFGVESKVVMAKLQELGEFVRSASSTIEAPVVRKLTDAFQGGGNGRSAKPAPRKAAPKPGAPAPAPARPAKAAAPRPAAPKPPAAQQPAAPSAPAPGPRPTPGPRPAPRPAPAAPEFTAPPAAPSAPAASGPKPGARPGAPKPGARPSAPGQGQQGGQGRPGGGQRPGATAPRPGGRSSGPRPGNNPFTSGGNAGMARPQAPRPQGGPRPGPGAPGAGPRPQAPGGQGGPRPQAPGGSRPTPGSMPRPQAGPGGPRPGGPRPNPGMMPQRPAAGPRPGPGGRGPAGAGRPGGGRPGGGGGFAGRPGGGGGAGRPGGGGGFAGRPGGGGFAGGGGRPGFGGRPGGPGGRGGTQGAFGRPGGPARRGRKSKRQRRQEYEAMQAPSVGGVMLPRGNGEAIRLSRGASLTDFAEKINANPASLVAVMMNLGEMVTATQSVSDETLELLAGEMNYTVQIVSPEEEDRELLESFDLEFGEDEGSEEDLVVRPPVVTVMGHVDHGKTRLLDAIRKTNVASGEAGGITQHIGAYQVTTEVNDEDRKITFIDTPGHEAFTAMRARGAKSTDIAILVVAANDGVMPQTVEALNHAKAADVPIVVAVNKIDVEGADPTKVRGQLTEYGLVAEEYGGETMFVDISAKQGLHIDSLLEAVVLTADASLDLRANPAQDAQGISIESRLDRGRGAVATVLVQRGTLRVGDTMVVGDAYGRVRAMLDDNGNNVAEAGPSTPVQVLGLTNVPGAGDNFIVVDEDRTARQIAEKRAARERNAAFAKRTRRVSLEDLDKVLKAGEVQQLNLIIKGDASGSVEALESSLLQLDVGEEVDIRVLHRGVGAVTESDIDLAMGSDAIVIGFNVRAAGRAQQMAEREGVDVRYYSVIYQAIEEIEAALKGMLKPEYEEVELGTAEIREVFRSSKLGNIAGVLIRSGEVRRNTKARLLRDGKVIAENLSIDGLRRFKDDVTEIREGFEGGINLGNFNDIKVDDVIATYEMREKPRV; this is encoded by the coding sequence GTGGCTAAGGTCCGGGTCTACGAACTCGCCAAGGAGTTCGGCGTGGAGAGCAAGGTCGTCATGGCCAAGCTCCAGGAACTCGGTGAATTCGTCCGTTCGGCGTCTTCGACGATCGAAGCGCCCGTAGTACGCAAGCTGACAGACGCCTTCCAGGGCGGCGGCAACGGCAGGTCCGCCAAGCCCGCCCCGCGCAAGGCAGCCCCCAAGCCCGGTGCGCCCGCCCCGGCGCCCGCGCGCCCGGCGAAGGCCGCCGCGCCGCGTCCGGCCGCGCCCAAGCCGCCGGCCGCCCAGCAGCCCGCGGCCCCGTCCGCGCCGGCCCCCGGCCCGCGTCCGACGCCGGGTCCGCGTCCGGCACCCCGTCCGGCTCCGGCCGCGCCGGAGTTCACCGCGCCGCCGGCGGCTCCGTCCGCCCCGGCCGCGTCCGGCCCCAAGCCCGGCGCGCGTCCCGGCGCCCCCAAGCCCGGTGCCCGTCCCTCCGCGCCCGGTCAGGGACAGCAGGGCGGCCAGGGCCGTCCCGGCGGCGGGCAGCGCCCCGGCGCCACGGCGCCGCGTCCCGGCGGCCGTTCCTCCGGCCCCCGTCCGGGCAACAACCCCTTCACCTCCGGCGGCAACGCCGGCATGGCCCGTCCGCAGGCCCCGCGCCCGCAGGGCGGTCCGCGTCCCGGCCCCGGTGCCCCCGGCGCCGGTCCGCGTCCGCAGGCCCCCGGCGGTCAGGGCGGTCCTCGTCCCCAGGCTCCGGGCGGCTCCCGTCCGACGCCGGGCTCGATGCCGCGTCCGCAGGCCGGTCCGGGCGGTCCCCGTCCCGGCGGCCCGCGCCCGAACCCGGGCATGATGCCGCAGCGTCCCGCTGCCGGCCCGCGTCCCGGCCCCGGCGGCCGCGGTCCGGCCGGTGCCGGTCGCCCCGGCGGCGGTCGTCCCGGTGGCGGCGGCGGTTTCGCCGGCCGTCCCGGTGGCGGTGGCGGTGCCGGTCGTCCCGGTGGCGGCGGCGGTTTCGCCGGCCGTCCCGGCGGCGGTGGCTTCGCCGGCGGCGGTGGCCGTCCCGGCTTCGGCGGCCGTCCCGGTGGTCCCGGTGGCCGCGGTGGCACGCAGGGCGCCTTCGGCCGTCCCGGCGGTCCCGCGCGTCGCGGTCGCAAGTCGAAGCGGCAGAGGCGCCAGGAGTACGAGGCCATGCAGGCCCCGTCGGTCGGCGGCGTGATGCTGCCTCGCGGCAACGGCGAAGCCATTCGCCTGTCGCGCGGTGCGTCGCTCACCGACTTCGCGGAGAAGATCAACGCCAACCCGGCGTCGCTCGTCGCGGTCATGATGAACCTGGGCGAGATGGTCACGGCCACCCAGTCCGTCTCCGACGAGACGCTGGAGCTGCTGGCCGGCGAGATGAACTACACGGTTCAGATCGTCAGCCCGGAGGAGGAGGACCGCGAGCTCCTGGAGTCCTTCGACCTCGAATTCGGCGAGGACGAGGGCTCCGAGGAGGACCTGGTCGTCCGTCCGCCGGTGGTCACCGTCATGGGCCACGTCGACCACGGAAAGACCCGGCTGCTCGACGCGATCCGCAAGACCAACGTCGCGTCCGGCGAGGCCGGTGGCATCACCCAGCACATCGGTGCCTACCAGGTCACGACCGAGGTCAACGACGAGGACCGCAAGATCACCTTCATCGACACCCCGGGTCACGAGGCGTTCACCGCCATGCGTGCCCGCGGTGCGAAGTCGACGGACATCGCGATCCTGGTCGTCGCGGCCAACGACGGCGTCATGCCGCAGACGGTCGAGGCGCTCAACCACGCCAAGGCGGCCGACGTCCCGATCGTCGTCGCGGTCAACAAGATCGACGTCGAGGGCGCCGACCCGACCAAGGTGCGCGGCCAGCTCACCGAGTACGGGCTGGTGGCCGAGGAGTACGGCGGCGAGACCATGTTCGTCGACATCTCCGCCAAGCAGGGCCTGCACATCGACTCCCTGCTGGAGGCCGTGGTCCTCACCGCGGACGCCTCGCTCGACCTGCGGGCCAACCCGGCCCAGGACGCGCAGGGCATCTCGATCGAGTCCCGTCTCGACCGCGGCCGCGGTGCCGTGGCGACGGTCCTCGTCCAGCGGGGCACCCTGCGGGTCGGCGACACGATGGTGGTGGGCGACGCCTACGGCCGCGTGCGCGCCATGCTCGACGACAACGGCAACAACGTCGCCGAGGCGGGTCCGTCCACGCCGGTCCAGGTGCTGGGTCTGACCAACGTCCCGGGTGCCGGTGACAACTTCATCGTGGTCGACGAGGACCGTACGGCCCGTCAGATCGCGGAGAAGCGCGCCGCCCGTGAGCGCAACGCCGCGTTCGCCAAGCGCACGCGCCGCGTGTCGCTGGAGGACCTGGACAAGGTGCTCAAGGCCGGCGAGGTCCAGCAGCTCAACCTCATCATCAAGGGCGACGCGTCCGGATCGGTCGAGGCCCTGGAGTCCTCGCTGCTCCAGCTCGACGTCGGCGAAGAGGTCGACATCCGCGTCCTGCACCGCGGCGTCGGTGCGGTCACGGAGTCCGACATCGACCTGGCGATGGGCTCCGACGCCATCGTGATCGGCTTCAACGTGCGCGCCGCCGGGCGGGCACAGCAGATGGCCGAGCGCGAGGGTGTGGACGTCCGGTACTACTCGGTCATCTACCAGGCGATCGAGGAGATCGAGGCGGCCCTCAAGGGCATGCTCAAGCCCGAGTACGAAGAGGTCGAGCTGGGCACCGCGGAGATCCGCGAGGTCTTCCGCTCCTCCAAGCTGGGCAACATCGCGGGTGTCCTCATCCGCTCCGGCGAGGTGCGGCGGAACACCAAGGCCCGCCTGCTGCGCGACGGCAAGGTCATCGCGGAGAACCTCTCCATCGACGGGCTGCGCCGCTTCAAGGACGACGTCACCGAGATCCGCGAAGGCTTCGAGGGCGGTATCAACCTCGGCAACTTCAACGACATCAAGGTCGACGACGTCATCGCGACGTACGAGATGCGCGAGAAGCCGCGGGTGTGA
- a CDS encoding YlxR family RNase P modulator, producing the protein MSGRTRARACPERTCVGCRERAAKNELLRTVAVEGACVPDPRGTLPGRGAYVHPVPFCLDQALRRRAFPRALRAPGPLDVKALRHYVEQAQGC; encoded by the coding sequence GTGTCTGGCCGGACACGCGCCCGAGCCTGCCCTGAGCGCACCTGTGTGGGATGCCGGGAGCGAGCGGCCAAGAACGAGTTGCTGCGCACCGTGGCGGTCGAGGGCGCCTGCGTCCCCGATCCACGCGGTACGCTGCCCGGTCGGGGTGCGTACGTGCATCCCGTCCCGTTCTGCCTCGACCAGGCACTGCGCCGCAGGGCGTTTCCGAGGGCGCTGCGCGCCCCGGGCCCGCTCGACGTAAAGGCGTTGCGTCACTACGTCGAGCAGGCGCAAGGTTGCTGA
- the nusA gene encoding transcription termination factor NusA translates to MDIDMSALRGLVREKEISFDLLVEAIESALLIAYHRTEGSRRQARVRLDRESGHVTVWAKEDPEDLEEGQEAREFDDTPSDFGRIAATTAKQVILQRLRDAEDDATLGEYAGREGDIVTGVVQQGRDPKNVLVDIGRLEAILPVQEQVPGETYPHGMRLRSYVVRVAKGVRGPSVTLSRTHPNLVKKLFALEVPEIADGSVEIAAIAREAGHRTKIAVRSTRSGLNAKGACIGPMGGRVRNVMGELNGEKIDIVDWSDDPAEMVANALSPARVSRVDVVDLAARSARVTVPDYQLSLAIGKEGQNARLAARLTGWRIDIRPDTEQSAE, encoded by the coding sequence GTGGACATCGACATGAGTGCCCTGCGGGGCCTGGTGCGGGAGAAGGAGATCTCCTTCGACCTGCTGGTCGAGGCGATCGAGTCGGCCCTCCTCATCGCCTACCACCGTACCGAGGGAAGCCGGCGGCAGGCGCGCGTGCGGCTCGACCGCGAGAGCGGACACGTGACCGTGTGGGCGAAGGAGGACCCCGAGGACCTCGAAGAGGGCCAGGAGGCACGGGAGTTCGACGACACGCCGTCCGACTTCGGGCGGATCGCCGCCACCACCGCCAAGCAGGTCATCCTGCAGAGGCTGCGCGACGCCGAGGACGACGCGACGCTCGGCGAGTACGCCGGCCGCGAGGGCGACATCGTCACGGGCGTGGTCCAGCAGGGCCGCGACCCGAAGAACGTGCTCGTCGACATCGGCAGGCTGGAGGCCATCCTGCCGGTGCAGGAGCAGGTGCCCGGCGAGACCTACCCTCACGGCATGCGGCTGCGCAGCTACGTGGTCCGCGTCGCCAAGGGCGTGCGCGGCCCCTCGGTGACCCTCTCGCGCACCCACCCGAACCTCGTGAAGAAGCTCTTCGCGCTGGAGGTGCCGGAGATCGCCGACGGGTCCGTCGAGATCGCCGCGATCGCCCGCGAGGCGGGTCACCGCACGAAGATCGCCGTACGGTCCACCCGCTCCGGGCTGAACGCCAAGGGCGCCTGCATCGGCCCCATGGGCGGCCGGGTGCGGAACGTGATGGGCGAGCTGAACGGCGAGAAGATCGACATCGTCGACTGGTCCGACGACCCGGCCGAGATGGTGGCCAACGCCCTCTCCCCGGCGCGGGTCTCCCGGGTCGACGTGGTGGACCTGGCGGCCCGTTCCGCCCGGGTCACCGTGCCCGACTACCAGCTCTCGCTGGCGATCGGCAAGGAGGGGCAGAACGCCCGCCTGGCGGCCCGGCTGACCGGCTGGCGCATCGACATCCGGCCGGACACGGAGCAGTCCGCCGAGTAG